One genomic window of Acidobacteriota bacterium includes the following:
- a CDS encoding Uma2 family endonuclease: protein MAAPQRKRAYSYTPEEYLAFERSSETKHEFLNGQIYAMAGASPIHNQICFNATAELGIQIKGTTCVGYTSDQKIRTDLMDLFSYPDLTVVCGEPIFHDQQQDVILNPTVVIEVLSPRTESYDRGIKLERYQNISSLTDYILIYQDRPCVEHYVRQKGKRQWLFTIETDLSAEIEIASIKCKLKLADIYNRVKFPPAKGLLTAVERLPKPAKKKARRSRSK, encoded by the coding sequence ATGGCAGCGCCGCAAAGAAAACGTGCTTACAGTTACACACCGGAAGAGTACCTTGCCTTCGAGCGAAGCTCTGAAACCAAGCATGAATTTCTGAATGGTCAGATTTATGCGATGGCCGGAGCCAGTCCAATTCACAACCAAATTTGTTTCAACGCGACAGCAGAACTTGGCATTCAAATCAAAGGGACAACCTGCGTCGGATACACTTCAGACCAGAAAATCAGAACCGATTTGATGGATTTGTTTTCCTATCCGGATTTGACTGTCGTCTGTGGCGAGCCAATTTTCCACGATCAGCAGCAGGATGTAATTCTCAATCCGACGGTAGTGATCGAAGTGCTATCGCCTCGAACAGAAAGTTATGATCGCGGCATAAAACTCGAACGTTACCAGAACATCAGTTCGTTGACCGACTACATTCTGATTTACCAGGACCGTCCCTGCGTTGAACATTACGTCCGCCAGAAAGGCAAACGCCAGTGGTTATTCACGATTGAAACCGACTTGTCCGCAGAAATCGAAATCGCTTCCATCAAATGCAAACTGAAGCTTGCAGACATTTATAACCGGGTGAAGTTTCCGCCAGCCAAAGGATTGCTCACCGCGGTTGAACGCTTGCCGAAACCTGCAAAGAAAAAAGCACGACGAAGCAGATCAAAGTAG
- a CDS encoding sodium:solute symporter: MHTFDLVILIVYLIGTVLFGAWFSRSQKDVKDYFVAGERVPWWAIMGSIVATETSTVTFISVPGFAYNANFTFMQLVIGYMIGRIVVTALFVPMYFRGQLLTVYQLLGQRFGSGVRRLASLLFLTTRSLADGFRLFATGLVLAALLLAMPGTEAMAHNWFPSLEPKFAVLIVSVLVMGAATILYTYLGGMAAVIWTDVIQLVIYLVGAVIAAWILLGQIPGGWNEVVQVGGAAGKFTWFDFSWTLTKSYTFWSGVIGGAFLTTATHGTDQLMVQRYLCSSSAKQARVALLTSGAMVFVQFMLFLLIGAMLYVYYTGHAPSEIANFMLNGKLQTDRIFPHFIVTHLPAGVVGLVIAAIFAAAMSTLSSSLNSSAATAIGDFYMPLTGGHKSDKHYLTVSRVLTAVWGVVQITVAIIAIKLSSRVVDEVLGIASFTNGVILGVFFLGTFTKRVGQSAAFAGIIAGAGLMLWVKLQTSVSWQWYVLIGSVTTFAVGYVASLLFPAKAAPEVGAQ, encoded by the coding sequence ATGCACACATTCGACCTTGTCATACTCATTGTTTACCTGATTGGCACAGTTCTTTTCGGGGCTTGGTTTTCACGCTCGCAAAAAGATGTGAAGGATTATTTCGTCGCCGGGGAACGCGTTCCGTGGTGGGCGATTATGGGTTCCATCGTGGCCACGGAAACCAGCACCGTGACGTTCATCAGCGTGCCGGGATTTGCCTACAATGCGAACTTCACGTTCATGCAACTGGTCATCGGATACATGATCGGGCGCATCGTCGTCACCGCGCTGTTTGTGCCGATGTATTTTCGAGGGCAGTTGCTGACGGTGTACCAATTGCTCGGACAGCGATTCGGCAGCGGCGTACGGCGACTGGCATCGCTTCTGTTTTTGACAACGCGCAGCCTGGCGGATGGATTCCGGCTCTTTGCCACCGGCTTGGTCTTGGCGGCGTTGTTGCTCGCAATGCCTGGAACGGAAGCAATGGCGCACAACTGGTTTCCCTCGCTTGAACCGAAATTCGCTGTTCTAATTGTGTCGGTGTTGGTGATGGGAGCGGCAACGATTTTGTACACTTATCTGGGCGGAATGGCTGCGGTGATTTGGACGGATGTCATTCAACTGGTGATTTATCTGGTAGGCGCTGTGATCGCTGCATGGATTTTGCTCGGCCAAATCCCCGGCGGCTGGAATGAAGTTGTCCAAGTTGGCGGAGCGGCGGGCAAATTCACCTGGTTCGATTTCAGTTGGACGCTGACCAAAAGTTATACGTTCTGGTCGGGTGTCATCGGTGGGGCGTTCCTGACCACGGCGACACACGGAACCGACCAGTTGATGGTGCAGCGGTATTTGTGCAGCAGTTCCGCCAAACAAGCGCGCGTGGCGTTGCTGACCAGTGGAGCAATGGTCTTTGTCCAGTTCATGCTGTTTTTGCTGATCGGTGCGATGCTGTACGTGTATTACACCGGTCACGCGCCTAGCGAAATCGCCAACTTCATGCTCAATGGCAAACTGCAAACCGACCGCATCTTTCCGCATTTCATCGTGACGCACCTGCCCGCTGGCGTAGTCGGGTTGGTCATTGCGGCGATTTTTGCGGCGGCGATGTCCACGCTTTCTTCCTCGCTGAATTCTTCGGCGGCAACTGCGATTGGTGACTTTTACATGCCGCTGACCGGCGGGCACAAATCTGACAAACATTACCTGACCGTTTCACGTGTGCTGACTGCCGTCTGGGGAGTCGTCCAAATCACCGTCGCCATCATCGCCATCAAACTGTCCAGCCGCGTGGTGGATGAAGTGCTTGGCATTGCATCGTTCACCAATGGAGTCATCCTCGGCGTGTTTTTCCTCGGCACATTTACCAAGCGAGTTGGTCAATCGGCGGCATTTGCCGGAATCATCGCCGGAGCCGGTTTGATGTTATGGGTGAAATTGCAAACCAGCGTCAGTTGGCAGTGGTACGTGTTGATCGGGTCGGTCACGACATTTGCAGTTGGATATGTGGCCAGTTTGCTGTTTCCGGCAAAGGCAGCACCGGAGGTAGGGGCACAATGA
- a CDS encoding ABC transporter permease: protein MRLAWRNLSHDRMRFVVTVIGIAFATFLMIFQGSLFTGFVRASSKVIDAGDAELWITPRGVSCVEFGAVLPARFRDLAMGVSGVAKVERLAAGYVTFQKPSGLRESVFLLGADPGNDRLPTPFLKDGNGAVMTETLLVDASNADKLEAINLPDVEINRQRARVGGIIEGFGSFLGAPYVFTAYADAARYVGLGSEETMFLLVHVAPGQDVETVRRALGERLPQVDVLTRSEFANRSRFFWVVKTGAGGALLTAGLLGFVVGLVIVSQNIYATTMENLEEFATLKAVGAPNAYVRGVVLNQALISGGAGAVLGLLATFPLVQLTLRFISWIYTPWWLPVGMIIVSLLMCALASVVSIRKVIAIEPGRVFRA, encoded by the coding sequence ATGAGATTAGCCTGGCGAAACCTGAGTCACGACCGGATGCGATTTGTCGTCACCGTCATCGGCATTGCGTTCGCCACCTTTCTGATGATTTTTCAGGGAAGTTTGTTTACGGGCTTCGTGCGTGCTTCGTCAAAGGTGATTGATGCAGGCGACGCCGAATTGTGGATCACGCCGCGTGGCGTTTCCTGCGTGGAATTCGGCGCGGTGTTGCCCGCTCGGTTTCGCGATTTGGCGATGGGCGTTTCCGGAGTGGCGAAAGTCGAACGACTGGCGGCTGGTTATGTGACGTTTCAGAAGCCGTCGGGCTTGCGCGAATCGGTGTTCCTGCTGGGTGCTGATCCGGGCAACGACCGATTGCCAACGCCGTTTTTGAAAGATGGAAACGGCGCGGTGATGACTGAAACACTGTTGGTTGACGCCAGCAACGCAGACAAACTGGAAGCGATCAACTTGCCCGACGTCGAAATCAACCGACAACGAGCGCGCGTCGGCGGCATCATCGAAGGTTTCGGGTCGTTTCTTGGCGCTCCGTATGTGTTTACGGCTTACGCAGACGCAGCGCGGTATGTGGGGCTTGGATCGGAAGAAACGATGTTTCTGCTGGTTCACGTTGCGCCAGGACAAGACGTTGAAACCGTCCGCCGCGCTTTGGGGGAGCGATTGCCACAAGTCGACGTGCTGACGCGTTCGGAGTTCGCCAATCGTTCGCGCTTTTTCTGGGTCGTAAAAACCGGTGCAGGTGGCGCTTTGTTGACGGCAGGTTTGCTGGGATTCGTTGTCGGGCTGGTGATCGTTTCGCAAAACATTTACGCCACGACAATGGAAAACCTGGAAGAGTTCGCCACGTTGAAAGCCGTTGGCGCACCAAACGCTTACGTTCGCGGTGTTGTGCTGAACCAGGCGTTGATCAGCGGGGGCGCAGGTGCAGTGCTGGGATTGCTGGCGACATTTCCGCTGGTGCAATTGACGCTGCGATTCATTTCGTGGATTTACACGCCGTGGTGGCTGCCTGTGGGAATGATTATCGTCAGTTTGCTGATGTGCGCGCTGGCTTCGGTTGTTTCGATCCGCAAAGTCATCGCGATTGAACCGGGGAGGGTTTTCCGTGCTTGA
- a CDS encoding amino acid permease, whose translation MAEAKNQLIRGLTLTDTTALVIGTVIGSGVFLKAAVMAQEVGTPKLVLLAWVAAGILSLAGALTYAELGAMLPHAGGEYVYLKYSYGETSAFLFGWSRFIVAGSASVASLGAAFAIFLSVLVPLDHVWATNTFRFLGNTINWQFGSQQLVAVAVILALSAINCLTVAFGGKVQSALTILKVAGLAILVIGVFFLAPSANWSNLATPRGTAEWTGVSVFGVAMLAALWGYDGWNNMPMAAGEVKNPGRNIPFALIIGMIIVMAIYCLTNLAYFYALPFNEVVTSNSTQFRDAPSVAAKAAQSFWPGSGGKLISIAFVVSVLGALNGSILSNARVPFAMAADGLFFNSMKSLSSRTYVPVVSIIVQALWSCLLALSGTFDQLTDCLLFASWIFYGLVTSSVFVLRRKMPHAERPYKTLGYPIVPLIFVLVAAWLIYNTAVKRPVESAVGLGLTVIGLPLYFYFKRRK comes from the coding sequence ATGGCTGAAGCAAAGAATCAACTGATTCGAGGTCTCACTTTGACCGATACGACCGCGCTGGTAATCGGCACGGTCATTGGTTCCGGCGTCTTTTTGAAAGCTGCTGTGATGGCGCAGGAAGTCGGCACGCCGAAACTGGTGTTGCTGGCTTGGGTGGCGGCGGGAATTTTGTCGCTGGCCGGAGCACTGACCTACGCGGAACTCGGCGCGATGTTGCCGCACGCGGGTGGCGAGTACGTTTACTTGAAGTATTCCTACGGCGAAACGTCCGCGTTTTTGTTTGGCTGGTCGCGCTTCATCGTTGCGGGCAGCGCTTCGGTTGCCAGTCTGGGCGCGGCATTTGCGATTTTTCTTTCGGTTCTGGTGCCGCTTGATCACGTGTGGGCGACGAATACATTCAGATTTCTGGGAAACACGATCAACTGGCAATTCGGCTCGCAGCAGCTTGTGGCGGTCGCCGTGATTCTGGCGCTGTCGGCCATCAACTGCCTGACCGTGGCCTTTGGCGGCAAGGTGCAATCGGCGTTGACGATTTTGAAAGTTGCCGGGCTGGCGATCCTGGTCATTGGAGTGTTCTTTTTGGCTCCCTCGGCCAACTGGTCGAATCTGGCCACGCCACGGGGAACAGCGGAATGGACAGGCGTTTCGGTGTTTGGCGTGGCGATGCTGGCGGCGCTGTGGGGATACGACGGTTGGAACAACATGCCGATGGCAGCGGGCGAGGTGAAAAATCCCGGTCGCAACATTCCCTTTGCGCTCATCATCGGAATGATCATCGTCATGGCAATCTATTGCCTGACGAACCTGGCTTACTTTTACGCCTTGCCGTTCAACGAAGTTGTGACCTCTAATTCGACGCAATTCAGAGACGCGCCCTCGGTTGCCGCCAAAGCCGCGCAGAGTTTCTGGCCGGGCAGCGGCGGCAAACTGATTTCCATTGCGTTTGTCGTTTCAGTGCTGGGGGCGTTGAATGGTTCGATCTTGTCGAATGCGCGCGTGCCGTTTGCAATGGCCGCAGACGGATTGTTTTTCAACAGCATGAAATCGCTGAGCAGTCGCACCTACGTGCCGGTGGTTTCGATCATCGTCCAGGCGCTTTGGTCTTGCCTGTTGGCGCTGTCCGGAACGTTTGACCAGTTGACGGATTGCCTGTTGTTCGCATCGTGGATTTTTTATGGCCTGGTGACCTCGTCGGTGTTTGTGCTCAGGCGCAAGATGCCGCACGCCGAGCGGCCTTATAAAACTCTGGGCTACCCAATTGTTCCGCTGATTTTTGTGCTGGTGGCGGCCTGGCTGATTTACAACACGGCGGTCAAGCGGCCTGTGGAATCTGCGGTTGGGCTGGGACTGACAGTGATTGGATTGCCACTGTATTTTTACTTTAAGCGCAGGAAATAG
- a CDS encoding ABC transporter ATP-binding protein: MLEVVSNTAELRAPRNTGPLVELAKKSFTGRLQAPTTQPAMLPEMLKAENVSVEYGSGRAMAYALEDVSVAFHKGKLTLLMGPSGSGKTTLLSVLGCLVTPNTGRVSVLGNDVTHLPESAKTDLRRQKIGYVFQAFRLFRALTATENILLAMELSGRTGRQAREAAQAALAAVGLENKGHLLPKEMSGGEKQRVAIARALINDPPIILADEPTASLDSKSGNQVAELLLGLAEKENRLVVVVSHDNRWLPLCHRKVVLQNGCLIGDDVTRRTTGKLGTGKLVRPSGSLAA; this comes from the coding sequence GTGCTTGAAGTCGTTTCCAATACTGCTGAATTGCGCGCGCCACGAAACACCGGGCCGCTGGTCGAGCTGGCGAAAAAATCCTTCACCGGAAGATTGCAGGCGCCGACAACACAGCCCGCAATGCTGCCAGAAATGCTGAAAGCAGAAAACGTCAGCGTCGAATACGGCAGCGGACGCGCGATGGCATACGCGCTCGAAGATGTTTCAGTCGCTTTTCACAAAGGCAAGCTGACGTTGTTGATGGGGCCATCGGGCAGCGGCAAAACGACCTTGCTGTCCGTGCTGGGATGTCTGGTGACGCCGAACACTGGGCGCGTGTCTGTGCTGGGAAACGACGTGACCCATCTGCCGGAAAGCGCGAAGACGGATTTGCGGCGGCAGAAAATCGGCTATGTGTTTCAAGCGTTTCGTTTATTTCGCGCGCTGACGGCCACGGAAAACATCTTACTGGCGATGGAGTTGTCAGGTCGCACCGGTCGCCAAGCCCGCGAAGCTGCGCAAGCTGCGTTGGCTGCAGTTGGCTTAGAAAACAAAGGGCACTTACTGCCGAAGGAAATGAGCGGCGGCGAAAAACAACGCGTCGCGATTGCGCGAGCATTGATTAACGATCCGCCGATCATTTTGGCGGACGAACCGACGGCTTCGCTGGACAGCAAATCCGGCAATCAAGTCGCCGAACTGTTGTTGGGCTTGGCCGAAAAGGAAAACCGGTTGGTGGTGGTGGTCAGCCACGACAATCGCTGGTTGCCGCTGTGTCACCGCAAAGTTGTGCTGCAAAACGGATGTTTGATTGGCGACGACGTCACGCGAAGAACCACCGGCAAACTCGGAACCGGAAAACTTGTGAGGCCGAGCGGGTCTCTGGCCGCCTGA
- a CDS encoding alpha/beta hydrolase → MKRSFAVFVLICLMAVVTAAQDKKVETGTINGAAFRIEMPGAWNKGLVMYCHGYQVAGTSSNFENPRAQALRDAFLSRGFAVAESAYSTQGWAVKEAVEDTEALRRYFVSKHGKPNEAIVLGHSMGGAITIATIEKYPEVYDGALPMCGPLTPTLNGFQERIFDMLATFDFLFPNVVGSLTQLPQTAKLDTAKAKAALDAAPEKAAMFAKHYALASPAELPGVLAFWYEIIRELQFRAGGNAFDNRNTIYNGFDDDVALNRGVKRYAADAKAREYLLQHYSPTGKIKDPVLTIHTTYDQLLPGQYITQYDDIARIAGTQDLFVAKFVVAKGHCNFTPAQTGAAFDELLKWIREKNRPVAGEIK, encoded by the coding sequence ATGAAAAGATCATTTGCTGTGTTTGTTCTGATTTGTTTGATGGCTGTTGTTACGGCTGCACAAGACAAGAAGGTCGAAACCGGCACAATCAATGGCGCAGCCTTTCGCATTGAAATGCCCGGCGCCTGGAACAAAGGCTTGGTGATGTATTGCCACGGGTATCAAGTCGCGGGCACGTCCAGCAACTTTGAAAATCCACGCGCGCAGGCGCTCCGAGATGCGTTTCTTTCGCGCGGATTTGCCGTTGCCGAATCGGCTTACAGCACGCAAGGTTGGGCTGTAAAAGAAGCCGTCGAAGACACAGAAGCATTGCGCCGTTATTTTGTCTCGAAACACGGCAAACCGAACGAAGCGATTGTGCTCGGCCATTCGATGGGCGGAGCCATCACGATTGCAACGATTGAAAAATACCCCGAAGTGTACGACGGCGCGTTGCCGATGTGCGGGCCGCTGACGCCCACCCTGAACGGATTTCAGGAACGCATTTTCGACATGCTGGCGACTTTTGATTTTCTGTTTCCAAACGTCGTCGGTTCGCTCACGCAATTGCCCCAAACTGCCAAGCTGGATACCGCAAAAGCCAAAGCCGCCCTTGACGCCGCGCCGGAAAAAGCCGCGATGTTTGCCAAACATTACGCCCTGGCTTCCCCGGCGGAATTGCCCGGCGTATTGGCATTCTGGTACGAGATCATTCGCGAGTTGCAATTTCGTGCGGGCGGCAATGCCTTCGACAATCGCAACACGATTTACAACGGATTCGATGACGATGTGGCGCTCAATCGCGGCGTCAAACGCTACGCCGCCGACGCCAAAGCGCGCGAATATCTGCTGCAACATTATTCGCCGACCGGCAAAATCAAAGACCCTGTGCTGACCATTCACACAACCTACGACCAGTTGCTGCCGGGCCAATACATCACGCAGTACGACGACATTGCCCGAATTGCAGGGACACAGGATTTGTTCGTTGCCAAATTCGTTGTGGCCAAAGGCCATTGCAACTTCACCCCGGCGCAAACCGGCGCGGCCTTTGACGAATTGCTGAAATGGATACGGGAAAAGAATCGCCCCGTCGCAGGCGAAATCAAATGA
- a CDS encoding efflux RND transporter periplasmic adaptor subunit: MQTNEEQKSHKFSRTALTGWAVAAAAVVTLLIAQSGLVTRQAAKVEASAKAEASASPSAGVVLAAPGRVEGLTEVIEVGAGTDGVLEEVRVREGQKVAAGEVLAVVSCGDVEAERQAALAATESARQVRQRLLRGSRDEERRIAANEVAAAEAVLKQAQTHYQRQSSLYETGDIPRAQWEQARRDMEVAEATWRAAKDRVALANAQALPEELARAEADIRVADSRAQAMAARVGKFMVRAPQSGRVLRVHLHPGETVSTVMPRPVVSLADLSRLRVRAEVDERDLGRLRTGQTVAVTADAFPEKQFNGRVVSFGGLMGRKHVRTGDPAEKSDRDVLEVMIDLNDRDERLVVGLRTTVRFLAQ, from the coding sequence ATGCAAACGAACGAAGAACAAAAATCACATAAATTTAGCCGCACTGCGTTGACTGGTTGGGCAGTTGCTGCCGCGGCTGTTGTGACGTTGTTGATCGCGCAGTCGGGGCTGGTTACTCGGCAAGCGGCAAAAGTCGAAGCTTCAGCAAAAGCGGAAGCGAGTGCCTCGCCGTCGGCTGGCGTTGTGTTGGCGGCTCCTGGTCGTGTTGAAGGCTTAACTGAAGTCATCGAAGTCGGCGCTGGTACTGACGGTGTCCTGGAAGAAGTTCGTGTTCGCGAAGGGCAGAAGGTTGCGGCAGGCGAAGTGCTGGCTGTGGTTTCCTGCGGTGACGTTGAAGCTGAACGCCAAGCGGCATTGGCTGCTACTGAAAGCGCGCGTCAGGTTCGCCAGCGATTATTACGCGGCAGTCGGGATGAAGAGCGGCGAATTGCTGCCAACGAAGTCGCCGCTGCCGAGGCGGTGCTGAAACAGGCGCAGACGCATTACCAACGCCAGAGCAGTTTGTATGAAACCGGTGACATTCCGCGCGCGCAATGGGAACAGGCTCGCCGCGACATGGAAGTGGCCGAAGCGACATGGCGTGCAGCAAAAGATCGCGTGGCGCTGGCAAATGCCCAGGCGCTGCCGGAAGAACTGGCGCGCGCCGAAGCGGACATTCGCGTTGCCGACAGCCGCGCGCAAGCGATGGCCGCTCGCGTAGGCAAATTCATGGTGCGCGCTCCGCAGTCCGGACGGGTCTTACGCGTGCATCTGCATCCAGGCGAAACCGTCAGCACGGTGATGCCGCGTCCGGTCGTCAGCCTGGCTGATCTTTCACGTTTGAGAGTTCGCGCGGAAGTGGATGAACGCGATCTTGGCCGGTTGCGAACGGGGCAAACCGTAGCAGTGACAGCCGATGCGTTTCCCGAAAAACAGTTCAACGGGCGCGTGGTTTCGTTCGGTGGATTGATGGGACGCAAACACGTTCGCACAGGCGATCCGGCGGAAAAGAGCGACCGTGATGTGCTGGAAGTGATGATTGATCTGAACGACCGCGATGAACGACTGGTTGTTGGGTTACGAACGACCGTGCGCTTTCTGGCGCAATGA
- a CDS encoding 6-phosphofructokinase encodes MALKKLGILVGGGPAPGVNGAIAAAALAAIDAGITPVGIHDGFEWLAQRYTDEQHELTTDEVSRIHMEGGCLLGTSRFNVAKDEQALQHTIAALKKLDIEALVTIGGDDLVASALAVEQKSEGAIKVVQIPKSIDNDLPLPDPLVSLGYESARQTGVGIVASLMEDARTTGRWYLGVTMGRPTGHLTLGIGVAASATCTIIPEEFPNQTITLDEICDIVEGTIIKRRAMGKNHGVVLLSEALSERFSPDEVKDLQDVDRDAQGNIRVAEIDLGRKIKNVVERRLEKRKIKPTIVDKTIGYELRCARPIPLDEDMSRDLGYAAVKHLQAGGSSCLITMQNGEFTPMALNDLFDPKTGKGKLRPVDVTTESYQVARDYMVRLNAQDFADEAWLETLAKAAAMDVQAFRERFGKLA; translated from the coding sequence ATGGCTCTTAAAAAACTTGGCATTTTAGTTGGCGGAGGCCCTGCGCCCGGCGTGAACGGCGCGATTGCCGCTGCGGCGTTGGCCGCGATTGACGCCGGAATTACTCCGGTTGGCATTCACGATGGATTTGAATGGCTGGCGCAACGTTACACAGACGAACAACATGAACTGACAACCGACGAAGTGTCGCGCATCCACATGGAAGGCGGTTGTCTGCTGGGCACATCCCGGTTCAACGTGGCGAAAGATGAGCAGGCGTTGCAGCACACCATCGCCGCGCTGAAGAAACTCGACATCGAAGCGTTGGTCACCATCGGCGGCGACGATCTGGTCGCCAGCGCGTTGGCCGTCGAACAGAAATCCGAAGGTGCGATCAAAGTCGTTCAAATTCCGAAAAGCATTGATAACGATTTGCCATTGCCCGATCCGCTGGTGTCGCTCGGGTACGAAAGCGCGCGGCAAACCGGCGTCGGCATTGTCGCCAGCTTGATGGAAGACGCCAGAACGACTGGCCGCTGGTATCTAGGCGTGACGATGGGCCGACCGACAGGGCATCTGACACTGGGAATCGGCGTCGCTGCCAGCGCGACCTGCACCATCATTCCTGAAGAGTTTCCGAACCAGACCATTACGCTGGATGAAATCTGCGACATTGTCGAAGGCACGATCATCAAACGCCGCGCCATGGGCAAAAATCATGGCGTCGTTTTGTTGTCCGAGGCTTTGTCGGAACGCTTCAGTCCCGACGAAGTGAAAGACCTGCAAGACGTGGATCGTGACGCCCAGGGCAACATCCGCGTCGCCGAAATTGATCTTGGGCGCAAAATCAAAAACGTCGTCGAACGGCGACTGGAAAAGCGCAAGATCAAACCGACGATCGTGGACAAAACCATCGGCTACGAATTGCGCTGCGCCCGTCCGATTCCGCTGGATGAAGACATGTCTCGCGATCTGGGCTACGCGGCGGTGAAGCATTTGCAGGCTGGCGGATCGTCCTGCTTAATCACGATGCAGAATGGTGAATTCACACCCATGGCGCTCAATGACCTGTTCGATCCAAAAACCGGCAAAGGCAAGCTGCGCCCGGTGGATGTGACGACGGAAAGTTACCAGGTGGCGCGCGATTACATGGTTCGTCTGAACGCTCAGGATTTCGCCGACGAAGCCTGGCTGGAAACTCTGGCCAAAGCGGCGGCGATGGACGTTCAAGCTTTCCGCGAACGCTTTGGCAAATTAGCCTGA
- a CDS encoding 6-phosphofructokinase: protein MASAGKLAILVGGGPAPGINSVIGSATVKAINEGFDVLGIQDGFKYLVKKDPSCARRLSVDDVSRIHFRGGSVLGTARENPTSSDEKMKAVVDTLNDLGVTHLVTIGGDDTAKSSATVADWSNIRAVHVPKTIDNDLPLPPHIPTFGFQTARHVGAELVQNLMEDARATRRWYIVVAMGRQAGHLALGIGKAAGATLTLIREEFEHEFVPFAHICDIIEGAIIKRRAMGKQYGVAVIAEGVIEKLDPKELADLQDVEKDDHGHIRFAEVDLARKVKAEIEGRFKQRGLRVSISNKNIGYEVRCCDPIPFDMAYCRELGNSAIRFLLNGGSGAMVSVQNGQLVPLLFADIRDPNTGKTIVRNVSINSENYRVARQYMLRLDYTDFEDADWAEQLAQAGNLTVEELKKRFG, encoded by the coding sequence ATGGCATCCGCAGGAAAACTTGCGATTTTGGTTGGGGGCGGCCCGGCTCCCGGCATCAATTCCGTGATTGGTTCGGCGACGGTCAAAGCGATCAACGAAGGTTTTGACGTGTTGGGCATTCAGGACGGGTTCAAATATCTGGTCAAAAAGGACCCTTCGTGCGCGCGGCGGCTTTCGGTTGATGATGTGTCGCGCATTCATTTTCGCGGAGGTTCCGTGCTGGGCACGGCGCGCGAAAACCCCACGAGTTCCGATGAAAAGATGAAAGCCGTGGTGGACACACTGAACGATTTGGGGGTGACGCATCTGGTTACCATCGGTGGCGACGACACGGCGAAATCTTCGGCGACCGTCGCCGATTGGTCGAACATTCGCGCGGTTCACGTGCCGAAAACGATTGATAACGATTTGCCGCTGCCGCCGCACATTCCAACCTTCGGATTTCAAACCGCCAGGCACGTCGGCGCGGAGCTTGTCCAAAACCTGATGGAAGACGCGCGTGCGACACGGCGCTGGTACATCGTGGTGGCGATGGGACGGCAGGCAGGCCATCTGGCGCTGGGCATCGGCAAAGCGGCCGGAGCGACCTTGACGCTGATCCGAGAAGAGTTCGAGCACGAATTCGTGCCCTTTGCCCACATTTGCGACATCATCGAAGGCGCGATCATCAAACGCCGCGCGATGGGCAAACAATACGGCGTCGCCGTCATCGCCGAAGGCGTGATTGAAAAGCTGGACCCGAAAGAGCTCGCCGATTTGCAGGACGTGGAAAAAGACGACCACGGCCACATTCGCTTTGCCGAAGTGGATTTGGCGCGCAAGGTCAAAGCCGAAATCGAAGGCCGCTTCAAACAACGCGGCTTGCGCGTTTCAATCAGCAACAAAAACATCGGCTACGAAGTTCGTTGCTGCGACCCGATTCCGTTTGATATGGCGTATTGCCGCGAGCTGGGAAATTCCGCAATTCGGTTTCTGCTCAACGGCGGCAGCGGCGCAATGGTCAGCGTGCAAAACGGACAATTGGTTCCGTTGTTGTTTGCGGACATTCGCGACCCGAACACGGGCAAAACCATTGTCCGTAACGTCAGCATCAACAGCGAAAATTACCGCGTCGCGCGGCAATACATGCTGCGGCTGGATTACACAGACTTTGAAGATGCGGATTGGGCTGAGCAACTGGCTCAGGCCGGCAATCTGACAGTTGAGGAATTGAAAAAGAGATTTGGGTAG